A segment of the Candidatus Hinthialibacter antarcticus genome:
TATATTTACGGCTCCATCAACACAATTACTTTCATCCCGTAAGAAACCTTTGTCTGAATTAGACCGACAATGTATAGTGTAGAATTATGCTCAGAAATCGAGCGAGGAGGATGGATTGATTATGATGTCTCGAGGATCGTTTTATACTGTTGGTTGGAAGTTAAGCCTATGCGTAGGGATTCTGATGATTGGATTTTGCGTACAAGCCGCGGAGAAAGCGTCCGGCGCACTCGACGCTTACGTTGAAAAAGAAGACGGGAAATTTGCCTGGGAAATTCATGAGACCGCGAAGTTAGACGGTGTTACGGTTTATGACTTGACTCTAACCTCGCAACAATGGCGCGAGTATCTCTGGAAACATCAACTGACCTTGTTCGTTCCAGACAAAATGCTTTCCGGCAAAACCGCGTTGCTTTTTGTTACCGGCGGTTCCATCAAAAACGGCGTCGTCAATCGCAGCTCGCTAACAGGCGGGGACGCGGAGCGATTTTCTCAACTGGCGATGGCCTGCGGAGCGCCAGCCGCTGTGTTGAAACAAACGCCCAATCAGCCATTGTTTGGGGATATGCATGAAGACGAAATTATTTCACATACGTTTGACCAATATTTAAAGTCAAACGATCCCGAATGGCCGTTGCTCTTGCCGATGGTAAAAAGCGCCGTCAAAGCAATGGACGCATTAACGGAATTGTCGAAGAAGGAAATGAAAGAGCCAATTGAAAAATTTGTCATATCCGGCGGTTCAAAACGGGGTTGGACCACCTGGCTCACCGGCGCCTATGATAGCACCCATGAAAAACGCGTCGCCGCCATCGCCCCCATGGTGATTGACGTATTAAACATGAAACCACAGATGGATTATCAACTCGTTGCGTGGGACGAATACAGCGTTCAAATTCAGGACTACACCGAAAAAGGCATTCAGCAAAAGATGTCGACCGATGAAGGCGCCGATCTATTGGCCATCGTTGACCCGTATTACTACCGGGACCGATTGACCATGCCGAAATTGATCTTCATTGGCTGCAACGATCCTTACTGGCCGGTTGACGCCATCAAATTTTATTGGGACGACTTAAAGGGCGAAAAGTATATTCACTATGTCCCCAACGCTGGACACGATCTTGGCGGCGGCGAACAAGCCATCCGGGCGCTTGCGGGATTTTTTGCGGAAACCGCGCACGGCAAAAAACATCCGAAGGTCGAATGGAAACTGACCACTGGCGACGGCAAAGCAGGCTTAACGGTTTCTTCTGAAGCACCTGCTCAAGCGATTCGCGTCTGGTTCGCTACGTCAAGCGACCGCGATTTCCGCAACAACTTGTGGCAGTCGCAGAAAATGAAAGCGGATTCGTATACAACGACGATCCCGATTCCCTACCCCAAAAAAGGCTATCTGGCGGCCTATGGCGAAGTCGAATTTCAAAGCGAAGCAAGCGGCGAGTATACCAAGACGACCCGCATGTTTGTGTTTGACGCCAACGGCTCCGTCGACTAATTGCTTCTTTCATATTCAAATAGAAACGCCCCGGTAATAATTCTCCGGGGCGTTTTTTTGTTTCTAATCAATACGAGAGACGTTGTATTGTAGCACCCATGCCAACATTGGCTTATTGAATTGATTGTATATGACAGATTTTCGTAGCGGAATGCTTTTGAAATGCTTTCTAATTCGTCACAGTTTGAAACTCTGGCGTGTTTTTATTCAGCGAGTCGAGTTCATCAAGCGAAATATATTTCATTTCACTCACTGAGCCGTACTCGTATTCGCCGTTACGGGTGATTAATGCGGCCGAACCGTCTTTACGCGTAATGAGTCCCGCTTTTTGGTTTCCCAGTTCAGTCATAAACGTCAGACTCGGGCCGTCTGCCCCAAGCCCAAAAGCGGCTTGGCGAAACCCTCGGGCGTCATACAAATGAAATCCGGGGTCGCCTTTTGCGTTTGCAATCGCCAAGCGAGGCAGTCCAGCGTCATTAAGAAAGGCCATCATGCTAATCCCGTTTTGCGTACGCATTTCCATACGGTTAACGCCGCTCGAGTCGGTGAGCACAAACTTGTCGGCTTGCACAACTTTGCCTGGAATCACGCGCAAACCAAACGCGCTGGCAAAAAGGATCGTCGTAACAAGCGTTAAAATGGCAAATGTAACCAGAAACATTTTTCGCTGGCGTTTATTGCTCTTTTCCAACTGCACAACCCGGTCCAACAACATTGCTTCAAACATTGTATTGCTCATACCAACTACCCTCTCGTTTTCAAAATTTGGACTCTGGGAGGGACATCACAAAAAAGAAACGACATACAGGTGATATTATCTCATACGCATTAAACTGTCCGAAGATTCAATTTTTTTTTCTTATTTTCGCTCATCTCTTCAAGCCGCGCTGCGTTCGCGAAGTTCTACTTCGAGCAGATCGACAACGGAGTTAATCACAATGTCAGGGCGGTAAGCGTATTTGACCAGGTCTTCTTTTTTGGTTCCGCCGCTGAGAACCAGCGCCGTGCGGTAGCCCATCAAGACGCCGCCAAGGATATCGGTTTCCATGGTATCGCCGATCATGGTGGTTTGTCCGGCGGTGAGGCCCATTTCTTTCCGCGCAGCGCGCATCATGATGGGGCTGGGTTTGCCGACGCTGAACGCTTCGAAGCCGGTAGCTTTTTCCAGCATGGCGACGATGGCGCCGCAACCGGGGCGTAGTCCATTTTGGGTTGGGCAGTTGGGGTCGATGTTAGTCGCGATCAGTTTGGAGCCTTTCATAATCATGCGCACAGCCGCTTCGATCATTTCCATGTTGAAGGTACGGCCTTCACCGACGACGACGTAGTCAGGGTCGTGGTCAACGATGGAATAGCCCACGCTGTGCAGCGCTTGCAATAGCCCGCCTTCACCGATGACGTAAGCGGTGCCATTGGGTTTTTGTTGCGCCAGAAAATGTGCGGTCGCATCCGCGCAGGTATAGATGTGCTTTTCGGTTACGTTGATTCCCATACGCTGTATTTTTGTCGCAACGTCACGCCGGGTGCGTTGGCTGTTATTGGTCAAGAATAAAAACGGAATGTTTTGTTTGGTCAGTTCGTTTATGAACTTGTCTGAACCGGGGATCAATTCGCTGCCGCGATAGATCACGCCGTCCATGTCGATTAGATATCCGCGAGTCATCATTTCTTTCTCCTCAACTTTTTTTCATTTCATCTCTTTTATTTGATTTGTACATAATGCGAGCATTGTGCCAACTTGCCGAATTCAAATCGGAACAACGATGAAAAAAGGCGGATGGTTGATCGAAAAATGGATCGACTCGTCAAGCACTTATTGAGACAAAAATCACTCGCTCGAGTTTTCTCTAATGGCTTAATTTTATGAAGTTATACTTGACTTAATCCATTAGAAATCAAATTCCAGCACTATTAAATCTCTTCGAGAACATTAAGTGAAATCCGTAGCAAATCTCATTAAAAACTCACGTTATATTACCATTAGGTTGCAAAAAAGGCTTACATTACAGTCACAATGTTCAAAATATTATTTCACATATTAAGGATGTGTTCAGAAATTGACCACTTGCAAATAATTTAAGGGAACTCTGTTTCAAAACGGCGCACCGCCATCTCAATAATGAGAATCGAATATGAGATTTCGCGTTAAAACGCCTTTGAACTAAACATAAACGTGGTTTTTCAGTAGGATATTACTATCGGCTGTTCAATCTCAAGACAATTTAAGGAAATCGTACGATGAATACCATTCAATTTCGCATTGGATACTTTGTGCTTTCGTTGATTCTTTGTTTAGCCGTCGCTGCGCAAGAGAAGCACCAGTACAACCCCGAGCAGTTTGAAAAAGGTGAGCGCAGTGAATGGCAACAAGTTGACAAAGTGATCGAGGCCTTGCAACTCAAGCCAGGGATGCGCGTTGCCGACATTGGCGGCGGGTCGGGATATTTCTCGCGTCCAATTGCAAAAGCGGTCGGAGAAAAAGGCGTCGTGTATATCTGTGACCTGGCGGTCAACCTGATGGAGTTTCTTCAAGACAAAGCCAAAGAAGAAAACCTACATAATATCGTCACGGTGTTGGCCGCGATGGACCGACCCATGCTACCGCCGAAAAGCGTTGACCTGATTTTCTTTTGCAACACCAATCATCACTTGAGCAACCGGGTGGAATACTACCAGGGGCTGCATTCTCTGCTGCGAGACGGCGGACGCATCGCGGTGGTTGATTGGAACAAGAAAGACCAGAAGGTCGGCCCGCCTGCAAGCCACAATCACGCGAGAGTAGACATGATTTCTGAAATGAAAGAGGCAGGCTTTATTGTCGCTCGAGAAGAAACATTTTTGGACTATCAATACTTTGTCTTCTTTGAACCAGCGAAGTAGACAAACAATGTTCATTAAATCCGAACAGTTGTAAGGATGGGGTTCACGCCAAGACTCGATATAATTGGTATTCTGAATTTTCTTAGGAGGCGCATTGAATGCTACCCATTGATGGTTGGAAAGATAAAATTTTATTCACGCCCGGCCCGTTAACGACCAGCCGGACGGTCAAGCAAGCGATGCTGAAAGATTTAGGCTCGCGTGATTTTGCGTTTATCGAAACCGTACGTGAATTGCGCACTGAATTGCTTCGCTTAGGCCAAGTTGAAGGCAAAGGCTACGAAGCCATCCCCATGCAAGGCAGCGGGACATTCGGTTTGGAATCCGTGCTGGCGACAGGCGTCCCGCCGGACGGGAAGTTATTGGTCGTCATCAACGGCGCCTACGGAAAGCGCATCGCCCAAATGGCGAAGACGCTCAAGATCGAAACCAGCGTTTTAGAATACCCCGAAGATCAAACACCAGTCGTTGCGGACGTCGCGAAAGCGCTCGACGACGACCCGGCGATATCAATGGTCGAAATGGTTTCCTGCGAAACCACTACGGGAATCTTCAACCCCGTTGAAGAAATCGGGGTGGTTTGCAAAGAACGCGGCAAAGTATATTTCGTCGACGCAATGAGCAGTTTCGGCGCCGTACCATTAGATATTGCCAAAGCGAACATTGATTACCTGGTGTCATCGGCGAACAAGTGCATCGAAGGCGTGCCGGGATTTTCGTTCGTCATTGCCAAAAAAGAAACGCTGATTAAAACCGAAGGCTGGGCGCGCAGCATGAGCTTTGACCTGCTGGCGCAATGGAAAGGCCTTGAAGCCAATGGGCAGTTTCGCTTCACGCCGCCGACCCATACCATCCTCGCGTTTCGCCAAGCATTAAGAGAACTCGAACAAGAAGGCGGCGTCGAAGGACGCGGCGCCCGTTACCGTAATAACTACGAAACCTTAGTCGCAGGAATGCGCGCGATGGGTTTTGTGGAATATCTGAAACCGGAACTGCAAGGCTATATTATTACGTCGTTCCGCTTTCCGGCGCATCCAAATTTTGATTTCAACCGCTTCTATGAATTGCTGAATGAAAAAGACCAGGTGATTTATCCCGGCAAAGTCAGCAACGCCGACTGTTTCCGCATCGGCAACATCGGGCGTATTTGCGCGGCGGACGTAAAAACGCTGCTGGCGTCGATTCAAGAAACCATGAAAGAAATGAATATAGAGTTACCCCTGAAAGGGTAACCCCACAGGAGAGATTGTAATGGATTTGGTTTTTCGCCGTTCGTATGTCGGGCCGCTGAAAGCGGCAATCTTTGATTGGGCCGGGACCACGGTCGACTATGGTTGTTTTGCTCCGGCGGTCGTGTTTCAGGAAGTCTACAAAAAACACGGCGTTGATATTTCAATGGCGCAGGCGCGCGAACCGATGGGCGCCGCTAAACGCTTGCACATCAAAATGATTTCACAAATGGAAACCATCGCCGCCGCCTGGCAGGCCGCGCATGGTTCGCCCTGCAGCGAAGCGGACATTGATGTGATGTACCAGGAATTCATTCCCATGCAGCTCAAGTGCATTCTTGACTATAACGACCTCATCCCCGGGACGAACGAGTGCATGCACCTGTTGCGCAATCGCGGCATGAAGATTGGCGCAACCACTGGATACAACGGCGCCATGATGAAAGCCGTCGCCGATGACGCCAAACTGCGCGGCTATGAGCCTGACTTGTCGGTCTGCGCGGATGACGTCCCTGCAGGGCGCCCCTCGCCTTGGATGGCGATCAAAGCGGCGATGGAATTAGAGGTCTATCCGTTCGAAGCCATCGTCAAAGTGGGCGACACCGTGCCCGACATCGACGAAGGCGTCAACGGCGGCATGTGGTCGGTCGGCGTGGTCACCAGCGGAAACGAAATCGGCATGACCCCGCAAGAAATCCGCATGGCGGACCCATGCGCGTTCAAAGCCAAACACGCCAAAGCCTCGCTGAAACTGGCGCAAGCAGGCGCTCATTATGTAATCGACAGCATCGCCGACCTGATGCCCGTCATCGACGACATTAACGCCCGACTCGCCCGTGGAGAAAAACCTTAATCAAATGAAAAAAGATAACGACATCGCGCATTTGAAATCTGAAGGCGACCTCAATCTGGGCCAGCGGCGCCAGACATGGCAAGACGACCACCTGGATGACGAGACGCGCCAATGGTTGCAGCGCGATGCGGATTGCTTCTTGCACCAATCGCTTTCGACGCCCTGCCTCAACATGCTAAGCGGATGTGAAGGCCTTTCGATTGAAGACATGCAAGGCCGACAGTACATGGACTTCCACGGCAATAACGTCCATCAGGTCGGCTTTAGCCATCCCCGCGTGATCGACGCGATCAAGAAGCAACTCGATGACATGCCGTTTTGTACGCGGCGGTATTCAAACATCCCTGCCATTGAACTGGCCGAAAAACTCACCGCGCTGGCGCCGGGCGACCTCAACCGCGTCTTGTTTGCGCCGGGCGGTACGGCGGCGATTGGCATGGCGCTGAAGTTGGCGCGCGCCGCAACCGGACGACATAAAACCGTTTCGATGTGGGACTCGTTTCACGGCGCCTCGCTGGATGCGATCTCGGTGGGCGGCGAGGCAATTTTCCGGTCGAATATCGGCCCGCTGATGCCGGGCGGCGAGCACGTTCCTCCGCCGGACGAGTATCATTGCATTTGGGGCTGCGAGGGAAAATGCAACCTGAAATGCGCTGACTATATTGAGTACGTCCTTGAAAAAGAAGGCGACGTGGCAGCGGTCATCGCCGAGACGGTGCGCTGTACGCCGTTTATCCCGCCGAAAGAATACTGGCAGGCAGTCCGCGCCGCTTGCGACAAGCACGGCGCGTTGTTGATCCTGGATGAAATCCCTACGTGCCTAGGGCGCACCGGAAAAATGTTTGTCGTCGAACATTTCGACATCGTTCCTGACATGCTGGTCATCGGTAAAGGACTGGGCGGCGGCATCTTCCCGTTGGCGGCGCTGCTGGCGCGTGAGGAACTCAACGTCTCATCAAAAATTGCGTTGGGGCATTATACGCATGAAAAAAACCCGGTCGCCTGCGCCGCCGCCAAAGCGGCGATTGATGTGATCGAAGAAGAGAAACTTTGCGAAAACGCGCTCACTGTCGGCGAACATGCGTTGAAGCGTATGCGCTCCATGATGGACAAGCACCCGCTGATCGGCGACGTACGAGGGCTGGGTCTGCTGCTTGGAATCGAACTGGTCAAAGACCGGGCGACCAAAGAAAAAGCGGCGGACGAAGCCGAAGCGATTATGTACAAAGCGCTTTCCAAAGGGCTGAGTTTTAAACTCACCATGAGCAGCGTATTGACGCTCACGCCCGCGTTGACCATCACCATCGAAGAGATGGACAAAGCGCTCGACATCATCGAAGAATGTTTGGTCGAAGTGGAACGCGGCGAGTTTTAGCCCCCCTCCATTTTTTTAAGGCAGAAGGATTCAGATTGAC
Coding sequences within it:
- a CDS encoding 2-aminoethylphosphonate--pyruvate transaminase, with the translated sequence MLPIDGWKDKILFTPGPLTTSRTVKQAMLKDLGSRDFAFIETVRELRTELLRLGQVEGKGYEAIPMQGSGTFGLESVLATGVPPDGKLLVVINGAYGKRIAQMAKTLKIETSVLEYPEDQTPVVADVAKALDDDPAISMVEMVSCETTTGIFNPVEEIGVVCKERGKVYFVDAMSSFGAVPLDIAKANIDYLVSSANKCIEGVPGFSFVIAKKETLIKTEGWARSMSFDLLAQWKGLEANGQFRFTPPTHTILAFRQALRELEQEGGVEGRGARYRNNYETLVAGMRAMGFVEYLKPELQGYIITSFRFPAHPNFDFNRFYELLNEKDQVIYPGKVSNADCFRIGNIGRICAADVKTLLASIQETMKEMNIELPLKG
- a CDS encoding phosphonoacetaldehyde hydrolase translates to MDLVFRRSYVGPLKAAIFDWAGTTVDYGCFAPAVVFQEVYKKHGVDISMAQAREPMGAAKRLHIKMISQMETIAAAWQAAHGSPCSEADIDVMYQEFIPMQLKCILDYNDLIPGTNECMHLLRNRGMKIGATTGYNGAMMKAVADDAKLRGYEPDLSVCADDVPAGRPSPWMAIKAAMELEVYPFEAIVKVGDTVPDIDEGVNGGMWSVGVVTSGNEIGMTPQEIRMADPCAFKAKHAKASLKLAQAGAHYVIDSIADLMPVIDDINARLARGEKP
- a CDS encoding PhoPQ-activated protein PqaA family protein codes for the protein MMSRGSFYTVGWKLSLCVGILMIGFCVQAAEKASGALDAYVEKEDGKFAWEIHETAKLDGVTVYDLTLTSQQWREYLWKHQLTLFVPDKMLSGKTALLFVTGGSIKNGVVNRSSLTGGDAERFSQLAMACGAPAAVLKQTPNQPLFGDMHEDEIISHTFDQYLKSNDPEWPLLLPMVKSAVKAMDALTELSKKEMKEPIEKFVISGGSKRGWTTWLTGAYDSTHEKRVAAIAPMVIDVLNMKPQMDYQLVAWDEYSVQIQDYTEKGIQQKMSTDEGADLLAIVDPYYYRDRLTMPKLIFIGCNDPYWPVDAIKFYWDDLKGEKYIHYVPNAGHDLGGGEQAIRALAGFFAETAHGKKHPKVEWKLTTGDGKAGLTVSSEAPAQAIRVWFATSSDRDFRNNLWQSQKMKADSYTTTIPIPYPKKGYLAAYGEVEFQSEASGEYTKTTRMFVFDANGSVD
- a CDS encoding aspartate aminotransferase family protein — encoded protein: MKKDNDIAHLKSEGDLNLGQRRQTWQDDHLDDETRQWLQRDADCFLHQSLSTPCLNMLSGCEGLSIEDMQGRQYMDFHGNNVHQVGFSHPRVIDAIKKQLDDMPFCTRRYSNIPAIELAEKLTALAPGDLNRVLFAPGGTAAIGMALKLARAATGRHKTVSMWDSFHGASLDAISVGGEAIFRSNIGPLMPGGEHVPPPDEYHCIWGCEGKCNLKCADYIEYVLEKEGDVAAVIAETVRCTPFIPPKEYWQAVRAACDKHGALLILDEIPTCLGRTGKMFVVEHFDIVPDMLVIGKGLGGGIFPLAALLAREELNVSSKIALGHYTHEKNPVACAAAKAAIDVIEEEKLCENALTVGEHALKRMRSMMDKHPLIGDVRGLGLLLGIELVKDRATKEKAADEAEAIMYKALSKGLSFKLTMSSVLTLTPALTITIEEMDKALDIIEECLVEVERGEF
- a CDS encoding methyltransferase domain-containing protein, producing MNTIQFRIGYFVLSLILCLAVAAQEKHQYNPEQFEKGERSEWQQVDKVIEALQLKPGMRVADIGGGSGYFSRPIAKAVGEKGVVYICDLAVNLMEFLQDKAKEENLHNIVTVLAAMDRPMLPPKSVDLIFFCNTNHHLSNRVEYYQGLHSLLRDGGRIAVVDWNKKDQKVGPPASHNHARVDMISEMKEAGFIVAREETFLDYQYFVFFEPAK
- a CDS encoding HAD-IIA family hydrolase, translating into MMTRGYLIDMDGVIYRGSELIPGSDKFINELTKQNIPFLFLTNNSQRTRRDVATKIQRMGINVTEKHIYTCADATAHFLAQQKPNGTAYVIGEGGLLQALHSVGYSIVDHDPDYVVVGEGRTFNMEMIEAAVRMIMKGSKLIATNIDPNCPTQNGLRPGCGAIVAMLEKATGFEAFSVGKPSPIMMRAARKEMGLTAGQTTMIGDTMETDILGGVLMGYRTALVLSGGTKKEDLVKYAYRPDIVINSVVDLLEVELRERSAA